One region of Leptidea sinapis chromosome 10, ilLepSina1.1, whole genome shotgun sequence genomic DNA includes:
- the LOC126966479 gene encoding tudor domain-containing 6-like, producing the protein MALPPELSLYYYQSLECCLHNFDAESKPLVALDELRTRLAGNKVVMYINDVDGIRLVSTLYDPVTGKKIAIFEPDPDAYDEVTPLCPKAVFNYNFGMAYVSHVESLNEVYLLKATDSDGIAAFLELLYQFYEEGTPEALETCEVGDFCAAKSSDGNWYRATIVSVADDEVTVQFPDYGNTEKVHKDALRKLDTKFYEPCYFVIVAGLNLVACNDNAIEKLREWTTEKEVQVTLAFGNDGWLASLHLDGVDLTVKLVNENLATPKPATEESPEETVLSQPISVPAACTQVYISHIDTPGQFWLQMSDKVDKIEEIQAELQANFESYADIDNREMGTLCAAKYSADDQWYRAEILDADSDITTVRFIDYGNTDVLDNQPGLIKVIPDNMKEIERYAIKASVNAVPTGTGQWSEPASDYFTQLVGDLSNPVDALIVLKDVTTYVDVYVNGQNLTDQLVSEGHATKSDKDECGDLPSCFASHVNSPSEFWIQLESATVELQAMEAAMVDAENFPPLESKEEGVLCAALYPEDGAWYRAQVIVDGSEGTEVLFMDYGNASITGELRNLPDELKIKPALSRKCALQKPRDIKWSRKSEVKFNELAAEGATIFNVQFIASGDISIVDLYFEGKSVTEELLGLCEEQTLVRLTPVGQDKWATGKICYLNTLKEIFIHLDDSVTNLDKVTEILAGGEEFEPVSELKVGSICAALWTKDEQWYRARIVEFCDVGCHVQFIDYGNKAKCEHFRQLPKEISELEPLAKYSRLSYVENALSEETKLKLDNLVAKQTSFQIEFLDSLTEPSLVKLQIDGVDVISVLNEKTQLDVQESNGADENVEESENNDIDALKSDLNESISSIQTVVENKLFNAEIEDAVECLENKIVSANETCIELLNDSDDTVTCSADTSPKSVEVEKINDSIKTEEYNGSVNTIESNKTDGNAYKGKSVDAINKEGSLDKDDNDGENKKNVTL; encoded by the exons ATGGCTCTGCCGCCAGAGCTGAGCCTGTACTACTACCAGTCGCTGGAGTGTTGTCTCCACAACTTCGACGCGGAGTCCAAACCGCTGGTAGCACTCGACGAGCTCAGGACTCGGCTTGCAGGGAACAAGGTCGTCATGTACATTAACGACGTAGATGGCATCAG GTTGGTGTCAACGCTATACGATCCCGTAACCGGCAAAAAAATAGCCATATTTGAGCCTGATCCGGACGCTTATGACGAGGTGACGCCGTTGTGCCCGAAAGCAGTGTTCAATTACAACTTCGGTATGGCATACGTGTCGCACGTCGAAAGTCTCAACGAAGTATATTTGCTGAAGGCCACGGACAGCGACGGCATCGCAGCATTCCTGGAGTTATTGTATCAATTCTACGAGGAAG gtACTCCTGAAGCCTTAGAAACATGCGAAGTGGGTGATTTTTGTGCGGCGAAATCATCAGACGGCAACTGGTATCGAGCTACTATTGTCAGTGTCGCAGACGATGAGGTGACAGTGCAGTTCCCAGACTATGGCAACACAGAAAAAGTCCACAAAGATGCTCTCAGAAAACTAGATACAAAGTTCTACGAGCCATGTTATTTCGTGATTGTGGCTGGACTTAATCTAGTTGCTTGCAATGATAACGCGATAGAGAAACTGCGTGAATGGACCACGGAAAAGGAAGTTCAAGTCACTTTGGCTTTTGGAAACGACGGCTGGCTTGCAAGTCTCCATTTAGACGGTGTAGATTTAACTGTAAAACTTGTTAACGAAAACTTAGCCACGCCGAAACCAGCTACAGAAGAGTCACCAGAAGAAACAGTTTTATCTCAACCTATATCAGTCCCGGCTGCCTGCACACAAGTTTACATCAGCCATATCGACACACCTGGACAATTCTGGTTGCAAATGTCTGATAAAGTTGATAAAATTGAAGAAATTCAAGCAGAACTCCAAGCCAATTTTGAATCTTATGCGGATATAGACAACAGAGAAATGGGCACGTTGTGTGCTGCCAAGTACTCCGCTGACGATCAATGGTACCGTGCAGAGATATTAGATGCGGATTCTGATATAACGACAGTCCGGTTTATTGATTATGGCAACACTGATGTACTCGACAACCAGCCAGGCTTGATCAAAGTAATACCAGATAACATGAAGGAAATTGAACGTTATGCAATCAAGGCAAGCGTGAACGCAGTCCCCACTGGTACGGGGCAATGGTCTGAACCGGCATCAGATTACTTCACTCAATTGGTTGGTGACCTTTCCAATCCCGTTGACGCTCTGATTGTTCTCAAAGATGTGACAACGTACGTTGATGTTTATGTCAATGGCCAAAATCTGACAGACCAGTTGGTTTCCGAAGGGCACGCAACTAAATCGGACAAAGATGAATGTGGAGATTTGCCCTCTTGCTTTGCGAGCCATGTCAATTCTCCATCCGAGTTCTGGATACAGTTAGAATCGGCGACTGTTGAACTTCAAGCCATGGAAGCAGCGATGGTAGATGCTGAAAATTTCCCACCGCTTGAATCTAAGGAAGAGGGAGTCTTATGCGCCGCTTTATACCCTGAAGATGGTGCGTGGTACAGGGCTCAAGTGATCGTTGATGGCTCTGAAGGAACTGAAGTCTTATTCATGGACTATGGCAACGCTTCTATAACAGGTGAGTTGCGAAATCTACCTGACGAACTGAAAATAAAACCGGCACTATCCAGAAAATGTGCTCTTCAGAAACCACGAGATATAAAATGGTCGCGAAAGTCCGAAGTGAAGTTCAATGAATTGGCGGCAGAAGGTGCTACTATATTTAACGTTCAATTTATCGCTTCTGGAGATATTTCAATTGTGGATTTGTATTTTGAAGGGAAATCTGTTACTGAAGAACTTCTTGGTTTGTGTGAAGAACAGACACTGGTTAGACTAACCCCAGTTGGACAAGATAAATGGGCCACTGGAAAGATTTGTTACCTTAATACATTGAAAGAAATCTTCATTCATTTGGATGACTCAGTGACTAATCTTGATAAAGTGACGGAAATACTAGCAGGGGGCGAGGAATTTGAACCGGTTTCTGAATTAAAAGTGGGCTCTATTTGTGCCGCGTTGTGGACTAAAGATGAACAGTGGTATAGGGCGAGGATTGTAGAATTTTGCGATGTGGGTTGCCATGTACAGTTTATAGACTACGGCAATAAAGCTAAATGCGAACACTTCAGACAATTGCCTAAAGAAATATCAGAATTAGAACCGCTTGCTAAATATTCTCGCTTAAGTTACGTAGAAAACGCACTTAGTGAAGAGACTAAACTTAAGCTAGATAATCTAGTCGCAAAACAGACTAGTTTCCAAATAGAATTTTTGGATAGTCTAACTGAACCTTCTTTAGTGAAGTTACAGATTGATGGAGTAGATGTTATCTCagtattaaatgaaaaaacacAGCTAGACGTACAAGAATCTAATGGTGCAGACGAGAATGTAGAGGAATCTGAGAATAATGATATAGATGCATTAAAATCAGATCTTAATGAGAGCATTAGTAGCATACAAACTGTAGTTGAGAATAAATTGTTCAATGCTGAAATTGAAGATGCAGTAGAATgtcttgaaaataaaattgtctcTGCTAATGAAACTTGTATCGAACTTCTCAATGATTCTGATGATACAGTTACGTGTTCAGCAGACACGAGTCCGAAATCCGTCGAAGTAGaaaaaattaatgattcaaTAAAAACAGAAGAATATAATGGTTCAGTAAACACTATAGAATCTAATAAAACGGATGGCAATGCATATAAAGGAAAATCGGTAGATGCGATAAATAAAGAAGGATCCCTGGACAAAGACGATAATGatggtgaaaataaaaaaaacgtgacTCTGTAG